Below is a window of Rodentibacter sp. JRC1 DNA.
GGCGGTTTTAATAATTTATTAGGGGTCAGTGATCCGGCGTCTAATGTGCGTTATGCCTCTTTTTACGTAAATACCAGAGGTAATAAAGTGCAATATGGGGTGGAATTACGAACAGATACTAATACTCGTTTAATTCCAAATAGTGAATTAGTTACGCCGGAATTGCCGATTACCAATGAATTTAGAACGGTTACCTATGCTTTTGATAAAGCCAATCAAACCATTAAAATTTATGTTGATGGGCAGTTACAAAAAAGCACTAATCAATCCAAATTTTTTGAAGATATTTCAGGTTTAACGACTGCAACATTAGGTTCATTGACACGTGCAAGCTACCCCGCCAATAATTTCTCAGGCTCAATTTATCACGCGGGTGCCATCGATGATGTGTTGTCTGATGAAGCAATAGCACGCTTACATTCGGATATTGTTGAGCGACAAAGAGTTGATATCCAAAAAAATGCAGAAAAACTTGCTTTTTTACATGAAAAACGAACCAATATGGGAGCGTTTATGAGTGAAAAAGAGGAATTATTTAAACCGGGACAAGGCGGAGCAAGAAGTTATCGCATTCCCGGTTTATTTACCACTAAAGATGGTGTTGTAATTGCAGCCATTGATAAGCGGAATCAACACGCCTCTGACTGGGGGAATATTGATTTAGCTGTCCGTCGTAGTTTGGACGGCGGGTTAACTTGGCAAGAAGATCAAGTCGTTGTCGATTTAGCCACGCAGCCCTATCAAAATTTGGGACCGGCAGAATCCGCATTGGTGATTGACGGAGTAATGACGCAGGACAAAAAGAGCGGTCGAATTTTTATGATGTTTGATATGTTCCCTGAATCTCAAGCATTATTTGGTATGTTTAATGATTCCAAAACAAGCTATGAAGCGGAGGGAAATGGACATATTAAGGTTAATGATAAATGGTATCGATTGATAACAGATGGTAATGGTCAAAGATACACCGTTCGTGAAGGCGGAATTGTTTACAACTCTGCCGGTGAAGCACAGGATTATCGCATTGTCGTAGAAGGTGATCCAAACCGTTCATTTAAAGATCTCGGGGATATTATAAGAATTAGCGACAATGAGCGTATAGGTAATATTTTCTTGCGTTCAAAACGAGCCGGTCATGATAGTGGGTCGTTCAATGCTCATTACACGAGTTATTTATGGATGACTTATAGTGATGATAACGGTAAAACTTGGGCAAGCCCTGTAGATATAACAACGCAAGTTAAAGCGGATTGGATGCGTTTTCTTGGAACAGGACCGGGGACAGGGATTCAGTTAAAAAATGGCAACCTTATGATCCCTGTTTATTATACCAATCGTGATAATAAACAATCTGCCGCTGTTATTGTGAGTTCGGACGGCGGTAAAACGTGGAAACGGGGGGAATCGCCTAATGATGCTTACCACGATGAGATAGGCGGTTCTCGTTATATCAATAATCAACAATATGAACTTACTGAATCCCAAGTCGTTGAAATGAACAATGGCGATATCAAAATGTTCTCTCGCAACCGCACCGGAGCGGTAGTGATTTCTACCAGCCACGATGGTGGAATGACGTGGGATAAAAGTGCTTATTTAAGAGAAGCCGCATTACTTGATCCTTATTCTCAAATGTCCGTTATTCACTACTCTAAACTGATTGATGGTAAAGAATATTTGGTGTTTGCCAATCCGCACGCCAATACACGCCGCAATGGTAAAGCTTGGTTGGGGGAAGTTCAGCCGGACGGTTCGATTGAATGGAAATATCATACCACTATTGATGAAGGCACTTATGCTTATAATAGCCTGACTGAATTACCAAACGGTGATATTGGCTTGTTATATGAGCAGGTTCAAGGCGAAAATGCAAAATTTGTGCGATTTAATCTCCAAGAACTGTTTTGGAAAAGCAACATGATTTACCGAGACAGCCGCAATACCTCAAACCCAAATGTTTCACTCAACAGCATTGAGGAAGAAACCTATTATAAAATTGGCGATGGCGAAATGGTAAAAGTGGGAGAGGGCATTAATCCTGCTCATTTGGAAGTACGAGAAGGGATTTCCACGCTCAATCAACAAGCCAATAGTGCGGGTGAAAAACAGGCTTATGCTTCTGTTTTAGTGAAAGAAAAAGGCACTTTACGACTAGCAGATAACGAACAACTTAATCTTAGCAAAGTCAATCTTGAAAAAGGAACTCTTGATTTATTCGGTCGTGATTTCACTCTTGCCCCACAAGCAAACACTGAAAACCAAGGATTACGCTCGCCGACGATTACGGGAAATATCGTCAATCACGCCACTACAGCGGCAACATTCAATTATCAACTCGATGGCGAACATCGGATTGTCGGTAAAGTAGGCGATAATCAAGGCGATCTCAATTTGAATTACCAGCCAACAGAAACCCAAAGTGCATTAATATTGGACGGAACTAGCCGACTTAATCAAATTGAAGTGAAAAAAGGTAACTTGGTTTATGCGGATCACCAACATCAAGCG
It encodes the following:
- a CDS encoding exo-alpha-sialidase, with protein sequence MKKTTFFKKTALSLLISSAIFTTNPVEAVYSNAILDFSSLENFDRPIDVTQQFRDKGVFSLGSGTVTFRVKPNGGFNNLLGVSDPASNVRYASFYVNTRGNKVQYGVELRTDTNTRLIPNSELVTPELPITNEFRTVTYAFDKANQTIKIYVDGQLQKSTNQSKFFEDISGLTTATLGSLTRASYPANNFSGSIYHAGAIDDVLSDEAIARLHSDIVERQRVDIQKNAEKLAFLHEKRTNMGAFMSEKEELFKPGQGGARSYRIPGLFTTKDGVVIAAIDKRNQHASDWGNIDLAVRRSLDGGLTWQEDQVVVDLATQPYQNLGPAESALVIDGVMTQDKKSGRIFMMFDMFPESQALFGMFNDSKTSYEAEGNGHIKVNDKWYRLITDGNGQRYTVREGGIVYNSAGEAQDYRIVVEGDPNRSFKDLGDIIRISDNERIGNIFLRSKRAGHDSGSFNAHYTSYLWMTYSDDNGKTWASPVDITTQVKADWMRFLGTGPGTGIQLKNGNLMIPVYYTNRDNKQSAAVIVSSDGGKTWKRGESPNDAYHDEIGGSRYINNQQYELTESQVVEMNNGDIKMFSRNRTGAVVISTSHDGGMTWDKSAYLREAALLDPYSQMSVIHYSKLIDGKEYLVFANPHANTRRNGKAWLGEVQPDGSIEWKYHTTIDEGTYAYNSLTELPNGDIGLLYEQVQGENAKFVRFNLQELFWKSNMIYRDSRNTSNPNVSLNSIEEETYYKIGDGEMVKVGEGINPAHLEVREGISTLNQQANSAGEKQAYASVLVKEKGTLRLADNEQLNLSKVNLEKGTLDLFGRDFTLAPQANTENQGLRSPTITGNIVNHATTAATFNYQLDGEHRIVGKVGDNQGDLNLNYQPTETQSALILDGTSRLNQIEVKKGNLVYADHQHQAKQINLATGSQVTLQNNAVLNAQKISLANNATVAIESEQIVQLNTNTEGDGQLIKTGNGYAKVSGELNHTGNTQITGGIFELNGNIKQSAVNFSGNSVLAGQGSIGGTLTLSEGSRIQPTMFVANPQEFNGNRLTLNHLNNEGGSFMLTVNNDSEQIKNWRHDQVLLKGKLESEQPMPVDIQLLNNHLGNSDKNNNGRYDADEGISLIQVKDPNALQKVALRQILSLDRSAGLHPLTLVSVEAGVSAAADNQVSDTANSDFTDFRLQNVMIDETGQPLEPVIRKPKPVEPTPPVVENPVQPVKPIPPVVENPVQPVKPTPSVEEKPVQPVKPTPPVVEKPVQPAEPAPPVADAELKPSRSAVLAQVPSYIVSNTALYHQGNQIQGIFQDNIELKHKHGIYVIQSHTKHRYHNDLGFTNYGYHYKSSQNTTLLGGYVSLNDHSELHSALAFSQQKVEPQAADGYSQAKYKTVSALAALNNRWDNWLFKIGLGYHHHKGDISTAKQQDISSVKAHQLQFFGQLGYDIPVGKFSLTPTTVLSYQYLHNNIKDSGNGWKIDNKNYRVFTQQLGTYLNWKGEKLTLKAGVFYEYNRSNNPKVVISPTANQSEDFAIGKLGNAMVYKVAATVNITQNLTFGLQVSHRQALSQAKLKQTNVLGKLEYQF